From Bordetella flabilis, the proteins below share one genomic window:
- a CDS encoding SDR family NAD(P)-dependent oxidoreductase, translated as MTNYLQGRVAIVTGAGSGLGRSHAIELARHGARVVVNDMAQASASAVVEEIRRDGGEAVAIGGDVTAYDSMQDMAAQVMERWQRIDILVNNAGILRDKSFSKMSLEDFRQVMDVHLMGSVHCIKAVWETMRAQRHGRIVMTTSSSGLYGNFGQSNYGAAKMALVGLMQTLALEGEKYGIRVNCLAPTAATAMTQGVLTPDSLARLSPDAVSPALVALVGEDAPTRCILLAGGGSVESANVTMTRGIFIGEGDDAAMQIRARMQEVRDRQGEVVPATGFEQCQFELAKAGYEMALPGAA; from the coding sequence ATGACGAACTATCTGCAAGGCCGCGTGGCCATCGTGACGGGGGCCGGAAGCGGCCTTGGGCGCTCGCATGCGATTGAACTGGCGCGCCATGGGGCGCGCGTCGTGGTCAACGATATGGCGCAGGCATCCGCCAGCGCCGTGGTGGAGGAGATCCGGCGCGATGGCGGCGAGGCCGTCGCCATCGGCGGCGACGTGACCGCCTACGACAGCATGCAGGATATGGCGGCGCAGGTGATGGAACGCTGGCAGCGTATCGACATCCTGGTCAACAATGCCGGCATCCTGCGCGACAAGAGCTTCTCCAAGATGTCGCTGGAGGACTTTCGCCAAGTGATGGATGTGCACCTGATGGGCAGCGTGCATTGCATCAAGGCGGTGTGGGAAACCATGCGCGCGCAACGCCATGGGCGCATCGTCATGACGACATCGTCGTCCGGCCTGTATGGCAACTTCGGCCAGTCCAACTACGGCGCGGCCAAGATGGCGCTGGTTGGCCTGATGCAGACCTTGGCGCTGGAGGGCGAGAAGTACGGCATCCGGGTGAATTGCCTGGCGCCGACCGCGGCGACGGCCATGACCCAGGGTGTGTTGACGCCCGATTCCCTGGCGCGCCTGTCGCCCGATGCCGTCAGCCCGGCCCTGGTTGCGCTGGTGGGTGAGGATGCCCCCACCCGCTGCATTTTGCTGGCGGGGGGCGGCAGCGTCGAAAGCGCGAACGTCACGATGACCCGCGGCATCTTCATCGGCGAAGGGGACGATGCGGCCATGCAGATCCGCGCGCGCATGCAGGAAGTCCGCGACCGCCAGGGTGAAGTCGTGCCGGCCACCGGCTTCGAGCAATGCCAGTTCGAACTGGCCAAGGCCGGCTACGAAATGGCGCTGCCCGGAGCGGCCTGA
- a CDS encoding 3-keto-5-aminohexanoate cleavage protein has product MKSSQDKVIISCAVTGSVHTPTMSAHLPLTPDQIAEQAIEAAAAGAAILHLHARDPHDGRPTADPAVFDAFVPRIRDATDAVINITTGGSTRMTLEERLAYPLRAKPEMCSLNMGSMNFSIHPAARRISQWKYDWEQPYIEGMEDLIFRNTFRDIRHILKVLGEECGTRFEFECYDMGHLYNLAHFVDEGLVQGPLFIQSIFGILGGMGPDPENLATMKTTADRLFGRGGYRFSVLGAGRHQMPLVTMGAILGGNVRVGLEDSLYLGKGELAKSCAEQVLKIRRILEALSLDIATPDEARQMLDLKGRDAVAF; this is encoded by the coding sequence ATGAAAAGCAGCCAAGACAAAGTCATCATCTCCTGCGCCGTTACCGGATCGGTGCACACGCCGACCATGTCGGCGCATCTGCCGCTGACGCCGGACCAGATCGCCGAGCAGGCCATCGAAGCGGCCGCCGCCGGCGCGGCCATCCTGCACCTGCATGCACGCGACCCGCATGACGGGCGGCCCACGGCCGACCCGGCCGTCTTCGACGCATTCGTTCCCCGCATCCGCGACGCGACCGATGCGGTCATCAACATCACGACCGGCGGAAGTACCCGCATGACGCTGGAGGAGCGGCTGGCCTACCCGCTGCGCGCCAAGCCGGAGATGTGTTCGCTGAACATGGGGTCGATGAACTTCTCCATCCACCCCGCCGCCCGGCGCATCTCCCAATGGAAGTACGACTGGGAACAACCTTATATCGAGGGCATGGAGGACCTGATCTTCCGCAATACCTTTCGCGATATCCGGCACATCCTGAAGGTCCTGGGCGAAGAATGCGGTACGCGCTTCGAATTCGAGTGCTATGACATGGGGCATCTGTACAACCTGGCCCATTTCGTGGACGAAGGCCTGGTGCAAGGTCCGTTGTTCATCCAGAGCATCTTCGGGATTCTGGGCGGCATGGGTCCCGACCCGGAGAACCTGGCCACCATGAAGACCACCGCGGATCGGCTGTTCGGCCGTGGCGGGTATCGTTTTTCGGTGCTGGGGGCGGGGCGCCACCAGATGCCGCTGGTGACCATGGGCGCCATCCTGGGCGGCAATGTGCGCGTGGGCCTGGAGGACAGCCTGTACCTGGGCAAGGGCGAACTGGCGAAGTCGTGCGCCGAACAGGTGCTGAAGATACGGCGCATCCTGGAAGCGCTGTCGCTGGACATCGCCACGCCCGACGAGGCGCGGCAGATGCTGGACTTGAAGGGCCGGGACGCGGTGGCGTTCTGA